A genomic segment from Paramixta manurensis encodes:
- the oqxB gene encoding multidrug efflux RND transporter permease subunit OqxB: MDFSRFFIDRPIFAAVLSILIFVTGVIAIPLLPVSEYPDVVPPSVQVRAEYPGANPKVIAETVATPLEEAINGVENMMYMKSVAGSDGVLVTTVTFRPGTDPDQAQVQVQNRVSQAEARLPEDVRRLGITTQKQSPTLTLVVHLFSPKGKYDSLYLRNYATLKVKDELARLPGVGQIQIFGAGEYAMRIWLDPNKVAARGLTASDVVAAMQEQNVQVSAGQLGAEPLPKESDFLISINAQGRLQSEEEFGNIILKTAEDGSLVRLRDVARIEMGSGSYALRSQLNNKDAVGIGIFQSPGANAIDLSNEVRAKMRELATRFPDDVQWAAPYDPTVFVRDSIHAVVQTLLEAVVLVVLVVILFLQTWRASIIPLIAVPVSVVGTFSILYLLGFSLNTLSLFGLVLAIGIVVDDAIVVVENVERNIEEGLAPLQAAHQAMREVSGPIIAIALVLCAVFVPMAFLSGVTGQFYKQFAVTIAISTVISAINSLTLSPALAALLLKPHGAPKDMPTRLIDRLFGWLFRPFNRLFHRGSDGYQGLVAKTLGRRGAVFVVYVLLLGAAGVMFKAVPGGFIPTQDKLYLIGGVKMPEGSSLARTDEVIRKMSEIGMNTEGVDYSVAFPGLNALQFTNTPNTGTVFFGLKPFDQRKHSAAQINAEINAKIAQIQQGFGFSILPPPILGLGQGSGYSLYVQDRAGLGYGALQNAINTLSGAIMQTPGMHFPISTYQANVPQLDVQVDRDKAKAQGVSLTELFGTLQTYLGSSYINDFNQFGRTWRVMAQADGPYRESVEDIANLRTRNNQGDMVPIGSMVHIGTTYGPDPVIRYNGYPAADLIGDADPRVLSSTQAMTKLEAMSQQLLPNGMNIEWTDLSYQQATQGNTAIIVFPVAVLLAFLVLAALYESWTLPLAVILIVPMTMLSALFGVWLTGGDNNVFVQVGLVVLMGLACKNAILIVEFARELEMQGKGIMEAALEACRLRLRPIVMTSIAFIAGTIPLILGHGAGAEVRGVTGITVFSGMLGVTLFGLFLTPVFYVTLRKLVTRNKTTMVVQHEA; this comes from the coding sequence ATGGACTTTTCCCGCTTTTTTATCGACCGGCCGATCTTCGCCGCGGTGCTGTCGATCCTGATTTTTGTGACAGGAGTAATCGCGATCCCGCTGTTGCCGGTCAGTGAATATCCTGATGTGGTACCGCCAAGCGTGCAGGTACGCGCGGAGTATCCGGGGGCCAACCCGAAAGTGATTGCCGAAACCGTGGCGACGCCGCTGGAAGAAGCGATCAACGGCGTTGAAAATATGATGTACATGAAATCGGTTGCCGGTTCTGATGGCGTGCTGGTGACGACGGTAACCTTCCGTCCGGGCACCGATCCCGATCAGGCACAGGTTCAAGTACAAAACCGCGTCTCGCAAGCTGAAGCACGCTTACCGGAAGATGTGCGCCGATTGGGTATTACCACTCAGAAACAGTCGCCGACGCTGACCCTGGTGGTGCACCTGTTCTCACCGAAAGGTAAATATGATTCGCTCTATCTGCGCAATTACGCCACCTTAAAAGTAAAAGATGAACTGGCGCGCCTGCCGGGCGTCGGTCAGATTCAGATTTTCGGTGCCGGTGAATATGCGATGCGTATCTGGCTGGATCCGAATAAAGTGGCGGCGCGCGGCCTCACCGCTTCCGACGTTGTGGCGGCGATGCAGGAGCAAAACGTGCAGGTTTCCGCCGGGCAATTGGGTGCCGAACCGTTGCCGAAAGAGAGTGACTTCCTGATTTCGATTAACGCCCAGGGCCGCCTGCAGAGTGAAGAAGAGTTTGGCAACATCATTCTGAAAACGGCGGAGGATGGATCGCTGGTGCGTTTGCGTGATGTGGCGCGCATTGAAATGGGTTCCGGCAGTTATGCTCTGCGCTCGCAGTTGAATAATAAAGATGCGGTCGGGATTGGTATCTTCCAGTCGCCCGGCGCAAATGCTATTGACCTCTCTAACGAAGTACGCGCCAAAATGCGTGAGTTGGCCACGCGTTTCCCGGACGATGTGCAGTGGGCGGCGCCGTATGATCCTACGGTTTTCGTGCGTGACTCGATCCATGCGGTGGTGCAAACCCTGCTGGAAGCGGTGGTGCTGGTGGTACTGGTGGTTATCCTGTTCCTGCAAACCTGGCGCGCTTCTATCATCCCGTTAATCGCGGTGCCAGTGTCGGTGGTGGGAACCTTTAGCATTCTCTATTTGCTCGGTTTCTCGCTCAACACCCTGAGTTTGTTCGGCCTGGTGTTGGCTATCGGCATCGTGGTGGATGACGCCATCGTGGTGGTGGAGAACGTTGAGCGCAATATTGAAGAGGGGCTAGCCCCGCTGCAGGCGGCGCATCAGGCAATGCGGGAAGTGTCCGGGCCGATTATCGCTATCGCATTAGTGTTGTGCGCTGTATTTGTGCCAATGGCCTTCCTTTCCGGTGTGACCGGCCAGTTCTATAAGCAGTTTGCGGTCACCATCGCCATTTCAACGGTCATTTCCGCCATCAACTCGCTGACGCTCTCTCCGGCGCTAGCCGCCCTGCTGCTTAAACCGCATGGCGCGCCGAAAGATATGCCGACACGCTTGATCGACCGCTTGTTCGGTTGGCTGTTCCGCCCGTTTAACCGCTTGTTTCATCGCGGTTCGGACGGCTATCAAGGCCTTGTCGCGAAGACTCTGGGACGTCGCGGCGCGGTATTTGTGGTCTATGTGCTGTTATTAGGCGCCGCCGGAGTGATGTTTAAAGCGGTGCCGGGCGGCTTTATCCCCACTCAAGATAAACTTTATCTGATTGGTGGCGTAAAAATGCCGGAAGGATCGTCGCTGGCGCGTACCGATGAGGTCATTCGTAAAATGAGTGAAATCGGTATGAATACCGAAGGCGTGGATTATTCGGTTGCGTTTCCAGGCCTGAATGCGTTGCAATTTACCAATACACCGAATACCGGGACAGTGTTCTTCGGCCTGAAACCGTTTGACCAGCGTAAACACTCCGCTGCGCAGATTAACGCGGAAATCAATGCCAAAATTGCGCAGATCCAGCAAGGTTTTGGCTTCTCGATTCTACCGCCGCCCATTTTGGGGCTCGGTCAGGGTTCCGGTTATTCGCTCTACGTGCAGGACCGGGCCGGTTTAGGCTATGGCGCGCTGCAAAACGCGATTAATACCCTGTCAGGCGCGATTATGCAGACGCCAGGGATGCATTTCCCGATCTCGACCTATCAGGCTAACGTACCGCAGTTAGATGTTCAGGTTGACCGCGATAAAGCCAAGGCGCAAGGCGTATCGCTGACGGAGTTGTTTGGTACGCTGCAAACGTATCTGGGATCGTCTTATATCAATGACTTTAACCAGTTTGGACGTACCTGGCGCGTAATGGCGCAAGCCGATGGCCCTTACCGTGAGAGCGTCGAAGATATCGCTAACCTGCGCACCCGTAATAACCAGGGCGACATGGTACCGATTGGCAGCATGGTACACATTGGCACCACCTATGGCCCGGACCCGGTGATCCGTTATAACGGCTACCCGGCGGCGGACCTGATTGGCGATGCCGATCCACGCGTGCTCTCCTCTACCCAAGCCATGACCAAGCTGGAAGCGATGTCTCAACAGTTGCTACCGAACGGTATGAATATCGAATGGACCGATCTGAGCTATCAGCAGGCGACACAAGGGAATACCGCGATTATTGTGTTCCCGGTAGCGGTGTTGTTGGCTTTCCTGGTACTGGCGGCGCTGTATGAAAGCTGGACGTTGCCGCTGGCGGTGATCCTGATTGTCCCAATGACCATGCTTTCCGCGCTATTCGGTGTTTGGTTAACCGGTGGCGATAACAACGTGTTTGTGCAGGTCGGTTTGGTGGTATTGATGGGGCTGGCCTGTAAGAATGCGATCCTGATCGTTGAGTTCGCTCGTGAACTGGAGATGCAGGGTAAAGGCATTATGGAGGCGGCGTTAGAAGCGTGCCGCTTGCGTTTGCGCCCTATTGTTATGACCTCGATTGCTTTTATCGCCGGAACCATTCCGCTGATCCTCGGCCACGGTGCCGGTGCGGAAGTACGCGGCGTCACCGGCATTACCGTATTCTCTGGTATGTTAGGGGTGACGTTATTTGGTCTGTTCCTGACGCCCGTGTTTTACGTCACGCTGCGTAAGTTGGTGACGCGTAATAAAACCACCATGGTGGTGCAGCACGAAGCATAA
- a CDS encoding RrF2 family transcriptional regulator, protein MLDYRFPTALQMVLSVAMAEQLGKRSTSAILAYGLEANPSFIRKLMVPLTRDGIIVSTLGRTGSIHLGRPAEQITLRDIYVSVIEDKKLWASRPDVPARCVVSANACWYFKSIADEAEQASLDVLARHTVASALEEVKKGDISGCVSVPDIDALCSKGR, encoded by the coding sequence ATGTTAGATTACCGCTTCCCGACAGCTTTGCAGATGGTTCTCAGCGTAGCGATGGCGGAGCAGTTGGGTAAACGTTCGACCAGTGCGATTCTGGCTTATGGCCTGGAAGCGAACCCGAGTTTTATCCGTAAATTAATGGTTCCGCTCACGCGTGACGGTATTATCGTTTCAACGCTGGGGCGTACCGGTTCTATTCATCTTGGTCGCCCGGCTGAACAAATTACCCTACGCGATATTTACGTTTCGGTCATTGAAGATAAAAAACTGTGGGCGTCGCGCCCGGATGTTCCCGCCCGCTGCGTGGTCAGCGCTAATGCCTGCTGGTATTTTAAGTCAATCGCTGATGAAGCCGAACAAGCCTCTCTGGATGTTCTGGCGCGCCATACTGTCGCCAGTGCGCTCGAAGAAGTGAAAAAAGGTGACATCAGCGGCTGCGTTTCAGTACCCGATATTGATGCGCTGTGCTCAAAAGGGCGTTAA
- a CDS encoding ROK family protein has product MTKAVVCLDIGGSFIKSGLSVRPGEIAAVKRVPMPVNDWTAFCDAVQTLLNEYRALSGDDAPLAISTAGLVDADSGEVYASNIPAFHYRRVAETLQRHLARPVVVANDADCFVLAEAVAGKGQGERIVFGAILGSGVGGGLVIDGNIIQGTAGICGEWGHGPIMRTALQLADESEPLQLPRLPCACGQQGCLDTVGGARGIERLYQQLYGEALSSQQIVTAWHAGQARAQRTLVVWCELVSEPLAWVLNVTGAARVVVGGGMASEPALIALLDRRVKQLILRRTEQPLVVVGQFAENGGLIGASVLGHRHHPR; this is encoded by the coding sequence ATGACAAAAGCGGTAGTCTGCCTTGATATTGGCGGCTCATTCATCAAAAGCGGTCTTTCGGTGCGTCCTGGCGAAATTGCAGCGGTGAAACGTGTTCCGATGCCGGTGAATGACTGGACCGCATTCTGTGATGCCGTCCAAACGCTGCTTAATGAGTACCGTGCGTTGTCCGGTGATGATGCGCCGCTGGCGATTTCGACTGCCGGATTGGTGGATGCCGATAGTGGTGAGGTGTATGCCAGTAATATACCGGCGTTTCACTATCGGCGCGTGGCGGAGACATTACAGCGCCATCTGGCGCGTCCGGTGGTGGTTGCCAACGATGCCGACTGTTTTGTGTTGGCGGAAGCGGTGGCGGGTAAAGGGCAGGGAGAGCGTATTGTGTTTGGCGCGATCCTCGGTAGCGGCGTCGGCGGCGGGTTGGTGATTGATGGCAATATCATTCAGGGCACTGCCGGTATCTGCGGCGAATGGGGGCATGGGCCGATTATGCGTACCGCGCTGCAATTGGCTGATGAATCTGAACCGCTACAACTACCCCGTCTTCCTTGCGCTTGCGGGCAGCAGGGGTGTCTGGATACGGTTGGCGGCGCACGCGGTATTGAACGTCTGTATCAGCAACTCTATGGCGAAGCGCTCAGCAGCCAACAGATTGTCACGGCCTGGCATGCCGGGCAGGCGAGGGCCCAGCGTACTTTAGTGGTATGGTGCGAGCTGGTTAGCGAGCCGCTGGCCTGGGTGCTTAACGTCACTGGCGCGGCCCGCGTCGTGGTGGGCGGCGGGATGGCGTCAGAACCGGCGTTGATCGCCTTACTTGATCGCCGGGTCAAACAGCTTATATTGCGGCGGACCGAGCAACCGTTGGTGGTGGTTGGGCAGTTTGCCGAAAATGGCGGCCTGATAGGCGCCTCGGTATTAGGGCACCGTCACCACCCAAGGTAA
- a CDS encoding ABC transporter permease, which translates to MNLSNVDHAPSVRRFRTLRWLWRHPAITLGSLLVGIILLMALLAPLIASHDPYTQDLLNTLVPPSAEHWFGTDDYGRDIFSRIVYGARISVFEVVMSVGISLAIGVPLGIVAGLSGRLPDQAIMWLMDVIFAFPGIVLAILIVSVLGEGLLNMLIAIALFSVPVYARLSRNLTLSLKSMEYVEAAQALGIGYYRIVVHYILRNAMGPIIVQSTLTAGTVVLAAASLSFLGLGVQPPTPEWGTMMSDGRNFLGVNIGVSLFPGLAIVLSVLGFNVLGDGLRDLMDKRS; encoded by the coding sequence ATGAATCTCAGCAACGTGGATCACGCCCCTTCAGTGCGTAGATTTCGCACACTGCGCTGGTTATGGCGACATCCAGCCATTACGCTAGGGTCGCTATTAGTCGGCATTATTCTCTTAATGGCGCTGCTCGCGCCACTTATCGCCAGCCATGACCCCTACACGCAGGATTTGCTTAACACGCTGGTGCCGCCCTCGGCTGAACATTGGTTCGGTACCGATGATTACGGACGCGATATTTTCTCCCGCATTGTTTACGGGGCGCGGATTTCGGTCTTCGAGGTGGTGATGAGCGTGGGGATTTCCCTGGCGATTGGTGTGCCGCTCGGTATCGTCGCTGGCCTGAGCGGGCGTTTGCCTGACCAGGCGATCATGTGGCTGATGGATGTGATTTTCGCCTTTCCCGGTATTGTGCTGGCGATCCTGATCGTGAGTGTATTAGGAGAGGGGCTGCTCAATATGCTGATCGCCATCGCACTCTTCTCAGTACCGGTCTATGCGCGTTTAAGCCGCAATCTTACGCTTAGCCTGAAGAGCATGGAGTATGTTGAGGCCGCGCAGGCGTTGGGTATTGGCTATTACCGCATTGTTGTACACTACATTCTGCGGAATGCGATGGGGCCGATTATTGTACAATCGACGCTGACTGCCGGTACCGTGGTGTTGGCTGCCGCCAGTCTCTCTTTCCTTGGGCTGGGCGTACAACCGCCAACCCCGGAGTGGGGAACCATGATGAGCGATGGGCGCAATTTCCTGGGTGTGAATATTGGCGTTTCTCTGTTTCCTGGCTTGGCGATTGTGTTGTCAGTACTTGGTTTTAATGTGTTAGGCGATGGCCTGCGTGATTTAATGGATAAACGTTCATGA
- a CDS encoding ABC transporter permease: MKVYVIKKILSLPLILLGVSMIIFIAIRALPGDPARLMAGPEAPQEAVEHMRVRLGLDRPLPLQYLHFVGGMLHGDLGMSLKSQEPVMKEISDRLPYTLALAVLSWLLALLFGIPAGMIGAVYRNRTPDHLVMLLAIAGASVANFWLALMAMNTFSVQLGWLPLLGADSWKSYIMPTISLAILPMAVMARMTRSSVIDVLSEDYIRTARAKGLAPGQVYWRHALRNALIPIVTIIALNFGSLIGGAVVTESVFNWPGIGRLLVDSVRYRDYPVIQGVTMIAVAGVVVMNLLGEIAIALLNPKIRFD, from the coding sequence ATGAAAGTCTACGTCATCAAGAAAATACTCTCGCTGCCGCTGATCTTACTCGGTGTCTCGATGATTATTTTTATCGCCATCCGTGCGTTACCCGGCGATCCGGCGCGTTTAATGGCCGGGCCGGAAGCGCCGCAGGAGGCGGTAGAACATATGCGGGTTCGGCTTGGGTTAGATCGCCCGCTACCGCTGCAATATCTGCATTTCGTCGGCGGCATGTTACACGGTGATTTAGGCATGTCGCTCAAATCACAAGAGCCGGTGATGAAGGAGATTAGCGACCGTTTGCCCTACACATTAGCGCTGGCGGTATTGTCGTGGTTATTGGCGCTACTGTTCGGTATTCCCGCCGGGATGATCGGCGCGGTATACCGTAATCGCACACCTGACCATCTGGTGATGTTGTTGGCTATCGCCGGTGCTTCGGTGGCGAACTTCTGGTTAGCGCTGATGGCAATGAATACCTTTTCGGTTCAACTGGGTTGGTTACCCTTGTTGGGTGCCGATAGCTGGAAAAGCTACATCATGCCGACTATCTCCCTGGCCATTTTGCCAATGGCGGTGATGGCGCGTATGACACGTTCCAGCGTGATCGATGTGCTATCCGAAGATTATATTCGTACTGCCCGCGCCAAAGGGCTGGCGCCCGGGCAAGTTTACTGGCGCCATGCGTTACGTAATGCATTGATTCCCATCGTCACTATTATTGCGCTGAATTTCGGTAGCCTGATTGGCGGCGCGGTGGTAACCGAGTCGGTCTTTAACTGGCCGGGCATCGGGCGACTGTTGGTCGATTCAGTCCGTTATCGTGATTATCCGGTCATTCAGGGTGTCACCATGATTGCCGTCGCAGGAGTAGTGGTAATGAACCTGTTGGGGGAAATCGCCATTGCGTTACTTAATCCAAAAATAAGGTTCGACTAA
- a CDS encoding ABC transporter substrate-binding protein, with product MKAIGKLKTTRRVALAGCLALSALSSQIQAATLNVMQSEAPRSMDPGDQTATYTASVLDPMYEGLVRFTPDLKIEPALATAWKSDASGKVWTFTLRQGVKFHDGTPFNADAVVANFDRHLDVKRGLAASGRIRAFLASVNKVDDHTVEFHLKKVYPAFLNLLTSGAALMVSPTADKAGTLGNKADGTGPYQLEQYKNGEFVLEKKNPNYWGKSSGTDEIKWTWSSETSVMNMALQANQADVINPVPPQFANMLKNNPQIKLEQGKGAAVFWVALNTKLKPLDDVRVRQALNFATDKAGIVRAIMYGYASPANSPLAPVTPGYDKTLNDYPLNLDKAKSLLKEAGYPQGFSMNIAVQAPEARIAQVLQGMWAKVGVKLNVQQMESGVWSKAAFADAQEKAAAKTGAVLASWSSGVNGADLQLRPLYHTQSFAPASANLGFFSDPKVDKLIDDAASTQDDAARNALYVQAQQAIMQDAPQVMLYFQDDLYATRKNISGVTMQPGGSVIVRDAHKS from the coding sequence ATGAAGGCGATCGGCAAATTAAAAACAACGCGTCGCGTGGCGCTGGCGGGATGCCTGGCGCTCAGCGCGTTAAGTAGCCAGATTCAGGCCGCGACCTTAAATGTGATGCAAAGTGAAGCGCCGCGCAGTATGGATCCGGGCGACCAAACTGCAACCTACACCGCCAGTGTGTTGGACCCGATGTATGAAGGATTAGTCCGTTTCACGCCGGATTTAAAAATTGAGCCCGCGCTGGCCACTGCCTGGAAAAGCGATGCTTCCGGCAAAGTGTGGACCTTTACCCTGCGTCAGGGCGTAAAATTTCATGACGGCACGCCATTCAATGCCGATGCGGTGGTTGCAAATTTTGATCGTCATCTGGATGTGAAACGCGGTCTTGCCGCCAGCGGGCGTATCCGCGCATTCCTCGCGTCGGTGAATAAAGTAGATGACCATACCGTCGAGTTTCATCTGAAAAAAGTTTATCCGGCTTTCCTCAATTTACTGACCTCCGGCGCAGCGTTGATGGTTAGCCCAACGGCAGATAAGGCCGGTACGCTGGGGAATAAGGCGGACGGGACCGGCCCGTATCAGCTTGAGCAGTATAAAAACGGCGAGTTTGTGCTGGAAAAGAAAAACCCGAACTATTGGGGGAAATCCAGCGGTACCGATGAAATTAAATGGACATGGTCGAGTGAAACATCGGTCATGAATATGGCGCTGCAGGCGAATCAGGCCGATGTGATTAACCCGGTACCGCCGCAGTTCGCCAATATGTTAAAAAATAATCCGCAAATTAAGCTTGAACAAGGGAAGGGCGCGGCGGTTTTTTGGGTGGCGCTGAATACCAAACTCAAGCCGTTAGATGATGTGCGGGTGCGGCAGGCGCTCAATTTCGCCACCGATAAAGCCGGTATCGTGCGGGCAATTATGTATGGCTATGCTTCTCCGGCTAACTCCCCGCTGGCGCCAGTCACGCCTGGCTATGATAAGACGCTGAATGACTACCCATTGAATCTCGATAAAGCGAAAAGTCTGCTGAAAGAGGCCGGTTACCCACAAGGCTTTAGCATGAATATCGCAGTGCAGGCGCCAGAGGCGCGGATTGCCCAGGTACTGCAAGGCATGTGGGCGAAAGTTGGCGTTAAACTCAACGTACAGCAAATGGAAAGCGGCGTCTGGAGCAAGGCCGCGTTTGCCGATGCGCAAGAAAAAGCCGCCGCGAAAACTGGTGCGGTGCTGGCGTCATGGTCCTCCGGCGTTAATGGTGCCGATCTACAGTTACGTCCGCTATACCATACGCAGAGCTTTGCGCCAGCAAGCGCCAACTTAGGTTTCTTTAGCGATCCGAAGGTCGATAAGTTAATTGATGATGCCGCCTCCACTCAGGATGATGCGGCGCGTAACGCGCTGTACGTTCAGGCGCAACAAGCCATCATGCAGGATGCGCCACAGGTGATGCTTTACTTCCAGGATGATCTCTATGCGACACGTAAAAATATTAGCGGCGTCACTATGCAGCCGGGCGGTAGCGTAATAGTGCGTGATGCGCACAAAAGCTAA
- a CDS encoding ROK family transcriptional regulator: MLSAIQRELLQLISASEGLSRTELALRTGLSKAAMSAIVRDMLGAGLIIESDTMAGSGQGRPSVKLVMRAEAAYFVGISLNASAVRMVLINLWGEIICRHDFPLVNNPEILVEHIQQALPKLFQDGKITADQVLGIGVTLSGFIDENQATCVQSTLLGWRQVPLAKLLYQAIGIDVFIENDAKALAVSEKLYGHARSLNNFILVTHGDGIGSASFIHGQLYRGAHGGAGEIAHCTIEPGGTPCRCGKRGCLDTIASLIAIQEQAKAEQLAVEDLSQLETLAMNGSAQAIALLHRAGNALGLAMANLIQLQDPETLLLAHQPATFDGLLNTVVRQSLEAHVLPAFAGKTPLIRFTIEPDTWAHAAASVAAHRFLTPR; this comes from the coding sequence ATGCTGAGTGCAATTCAAAGAGAGCTATTGCAGCTAATCAGCGCCAGCGAAGGCCTAAGTCGTACAGAGCTGGCGCTACGCACCGGTTTAAGTAAGGCGGCCATGAGCGCCATCGTGCGCGATATGCTCGGTGCCGGGCTGATTATCGAGAGTGATACCATGGCGGGCAGCGGTCAGGGGCGCCCGTCGGTGAAACTGGTAATGCGCGCCGAAGCGGCCTATTTCGTCGGTATTTCACTTAACGCCTCTGCGGTTCGTATGGTGTTAATTAATTTATGGGGTGAAATAATTTGCCGCCATGACTTTCCATTAGTGAACAATCCCGAAATATTAGTCGAACACATTCAGCAGGCGCTGCCGAAATTATTCCAGGACGGGAAGATTACCGCCGATCAGGTATTAGGTATTGGCGTCACGCTTTCCGGGTTTATTGATGAAAATCAGGCAACCTGTGTGCAATCTACCCTGCTCGGCTGGCGTCAGGTTCCGCTGGCGAAATTGCTTTATCAGGCGATTGGCATTGACGTATTTATTGAGAATGACGCCAAAGCGCTGGCGGTGAGCGAGAAGCTGTATGGTCATGCTCGCAGCCTGAACAACTTTATCCTGGTCACCCACGGCGACGGCATCGGCAGCGCCAGTTTTATCCACGGCCAGCTATATCGCGGCGCACACGGCGGCGCCGGTGAAATCGCGCATTGCACCATTGAACCCGGCGGTACGCCCTGCCGCTGTGGGAAGCGCGGCTGCCTTGATACCATTGCTTCGTTAATCGCCATTCAGGAACAGGCCAAAGCAGAACAACTTGCCGTCGAGGATCTCTCGCAGTTGGAAACGCTGGCAATGAATGGCTCTGCGCAAGCCATCGCGCTATTACATCGTGCCGGTAATGCGCTTGGTCTGGCGATGGCGAATCTAATACAGCTACAAGATCCTGAAACGCTGTTGCTCGCGCATCAGCCCGCCACCTTCGACGGGTTATTAAATACCGTGGTTAGGCAATCGCTGGAGGCGCATGTTCTGCCAGCGTTTGCCGGAAAGACGCCGCTTATTCGCTTCACCATTGAACCCGATACCTGGGCGCACGCCGCTGCCAGCGTCGCCGCTCACCGTTTTCTCACCCCACGCTAA
- a CDS encoding M81 family metallopeptidase, which yields MRIAVGGIHTECSTFNPVLSRDADFRVLRGEALIAAPYFAFLGDYPAQFLPTLHARALPGGPVAHETYQQLKAEFLQRLEAQKPIDGLYLAMHGAMYVEGMEDAEGDWITAAREVVGADCPISVSYDLHGNVTQRIIDAIDMYSTYRTAPHIDVEQTMRRSVSMLVKSLQSGVRPGVVWAPIPVVLPGERTSTEDEPAKSLYARLPGTDVLDGVWDSSLMVGYVWADEPRATAAAIFTGTDKALLETEAKKLAQAYWDAREQFVFGCQTGTVSECVAQAIASTTQPVVLADSGDNPTGGGVGDRADVLAELVRQQAEGVIVAGITDAPATSAAFEAGAGVTLSLKIGATLDTSSQPVALQAEVIKLVAASEASPARQAVLRSGGITLVVADRRRPYHNIADFTALGLDPHQAKIVVVKSGYLSPELAPIARPNLMALSEGVVDQDVERVPRQRKQRPTWPFDKDFTFTPQTFSSARARF from the coding sequence ATGCGTATTGCTGTCGGTGGTATCCATACAGAGTGCAGTACTTTTAATCCGGTATTGAGTCGCGACGCGGACTTTCGCGTACTGCGCGGTGAGGCATTGATCGCTGCGCCCTATTTTGCCTTCTTAGGCGATTATCCAGCGCAATTTTTGCCGACGCTGCACGCACGGGCGCTCCCCGGCGGCCCGGTGGCGCACGAAACCTATCAACAACTGAAAGCGGAATTCCTGCAGCGCCTGGAAGCGCAAAAGCCGATTGATGGGCTCTATCTGGCGATGCACGGCGCAATGTACGTTGAAGGGATGGAAGACGCCGAGGGCGACTGGATTACGGCCGCGCGCGAGGTCGTCGGCGCCGATTGCCCCATCAGCGTCAGCTATGATTTGCACGGCAATGTCACGCAACGCATTATTGATGCCATTGATATGTACTCCACCTATCGCACCGCGCCGCATATTGACGTTGAGCAAACTATGCGCCGCTCGGTCAGCATGTTGGTGAAAAGCCTGCAAAGCGGCGTGCGCCCTGGCGTGGTGTGGGCGCCGATCCCGGTGGTGTTGCCCGGCGAACGGACCAGTACCGAAGATGAACCGGCCAAAAGTCTCTATGCACGGTTACCCGGCACCGATGTGCTGGATGGCGTGTGGGACAGCTCTTTGATGGTGGGTTACGTATGGGCCGATGAGCCACGCGCAACCGCCGCCGCTATTTTCACCGGAACCGATAAAGCACTACTGGAGACCGAGGCGAAAAAACTGGCGCAGGCTTACTGGGATGCCCGTGAACAGTTCGTGTTCGGTTGCCAGACCGGAACGGTAAGCGAATGCGTCGCCCAAGCCATTGCCTCAACCACACAGCCGGTGGTGCTGGCTGACTCTGGCGATAACCCCACCGGCGGCGGGGTTGGCGATCGCGCCGATGTGTTAGCGGAATTAGTTCGTCAACAAGCTGAGGGGGTTATCGTCGCCGGTATCACCGATGCGCCCGCCACGTCTGCTGCCTTTGAAGCTGGCGCTGGAGTGACGTTGTCACTTAAAATTGGCGCGACGCTTGATACCAGTAGCCAGCCAGTGGCGTTGCAGGCTGAGGTGATTAAGTTGGTCGCCGCCAGCGAAGCGTCGCCCGCACGTCAGGCAGTGCTACGCAGTGGCGGTATTACGTTGGTGGTCGCCGACCGGCGTCGTCCTTATCACAATATCGCCGACTTTACCGCGCTGGGCCTCGATCCGCATCAGGCCAAGATCGTGGTGGTAAAGTCAGGTTATTTATCGCCAGAACTGGCTCCCATCGCCCGCCCTAATCTGATGGCGCTTTCTGAAGGGGTGGTCGATCAAGATGTGGAGCGGGTACCACGCCAGCGTAAACAACGCCCAACCTGGCCATTTGACAAAGATTTTACCTTTACGCCGCAGACGTTTTCTTCGGCCCGCGCGCGTTTTTAG